A window of the Dioscorea cayenensis subsp. rotundata cultivar TDr96_F1 chromosome 14, TDr96_F1_v2_PseudoChromosome.rev07_lg8_w22 25.fasta, whole genome shotgun sequence genome harbors these coding sequences:
- the LOC120275842 gene encoding transcription factor-like protein DPB has product MVTSTTHQRAAAGEKSSDTTSKGAGTRPSWATASALSGGHSASTSGSAGSPSSRSEPAALASAAATTPVSENTFVRLNHLDIHGDDAGSSQGAASAKKKKRGARAVGADKSGRGLRQFSMKVCEKVESKGRTTYNEVADELVAEFADPNSNMGSPDQQQYDEKNIRRRVYDALNVLMAMDIISKDKKEIQWKGLPRTSLNDIEELKAERIGLKNRIDKKTAYLQELEDQYIGLQNLIQRNEQLYGSGNAPSGGVALPFILVQTRPHATVEVEISEDMQLVHFDFNSTPFELHDDSYVLKAMRFCEREPNDGAREPSSNGGECSSTVGMHQNQIPQTTRSNLTGKLPASPPIPGILKGRVKHEH; this is encoded by the exons ATGGTCACCAGCACCACCCACCAACGCGCGGCCGCCGGCGAGAAGAGCTCCGACACGACCTCCAAGGGGGCCGGAACCCGTCCCTCGTGGGCTACGGCTTCTGCTCTCTCTGGCGGCCACTCCGCTTCCACCAGCGGCAGCGCTGGCTCGCCTTCTAGCCGCTCAGAGCCTGCTGCCTTGGCTTCGGCCGCCGCCACCACTCCTGTCAGCGAGAACACCTTTGTCCGGCTTAATCACCTTGATATCCATGGTGATGATGCCGGATCCTCTCAGGGTGCTGCTAG TgctaagaagaaaaagagaggagCACGAGCAGTTGGAGCTGACAAGAGTGGCAGAGGACTTCGTCAATTCAGTATGAAAG TTTGCGAGAAAGTAGAAAGCAAGGGGAGAACCACTTACAATGAG GTTGCAGATGAACTTGTTGCGGAATTTGCGGATCCTAACAGTAATATGGGATCTCCAGACCAG CAACAATATGATGAGAAGAACATACGCCGGAGGGTGTATGATGCTCTGAATGTTCTCATGGCAATGGATATAATCTCCAAAGACAAGAAAGAAATACAATGGAAAGGCTTACCTCGAACAAGTCTGAATGATATTGAAGAATTAAAG GCAGAGCGTATTGGGCTGAAAAACAGGATTGACAAGAAAACTGCATATTTGCAAGAATTGGAAGATCAA TACATAGGTCTTCAGAACCTTATTCAGCGAAATGAGCAATTATATGGGTCTGGGAATGCTCCCTCTGGCGGAGTGGCTTTACCATTTATTCTTGTTCAG ACTCGCCCTCATGCTACTGTTGAAGTGGAGATTTCAGAAGATATGCAGCTGGTGCACTTTGACTTCAATAG CACTCCTTTTGAGCTGCATGATGACTCGTATGTCCTCAAGGCAATGAGATTCTGTGAAAGAGAACCAAATGATGGCGCCCGCGAACCTAGCTCGAACGGAGGCGAGTGCTCCAGCACCGTGGGCATGCACCAAAATCAAATCCCGCAAACTACAAGGTCCAACCTCACCGGTAAGCTTCCCGCCTCGCCACCAATTCCCGGAATTCTAAAAGGACGCGTGAAGCATGAACACTGA